Part of the Vibrio sp. SCSIO 43137 genome, ACCTGCTTTCATGGGCGGATAAGCTGATTGAGCTTAAAACCATTTGCCATTGTGGCAGAAAAGCCAATATGGTGATCCGTACTGATGCAGAAGGCAATCCGATTTCTGAAGGTGATCAGGTGGCTATCGGCGGTAATGACTGCTATGTGTCTGTTTGCCGTCAGCACTATAAAGAGGCTCTGGGGAAATAAACTTTTCTTCGGTATAAAGCTAGTATAGAAAAGGGCAGCTTATTAATAAGCTGCCCTTGCTTTATGCGAAATAGTAAAACCGTTATGGGTTCTTCGCCACCAGAATAGCTCTTCTCGGAGCAGGGTAGCCTTCGACAGTTTTGCTTGGATCCTGCGGGTCAAGGTAATCCGGCAGTGAGTTATGGGTCATCCACTCTGTAGTTCGTTGCTCGCCAGTGGTAGTAATATTCTCATCGACAATCTTCACGTCTACGAAGCCACATTTTTCCAGCCACACCTTAAGGGCTTTCGCAGAAGGGAAGAAATAGACGTTGCGCATCTGAGCGTATCTGTCTACCGGTACCAAAACGGTATTCTCATCTCCTTCAATCACCAGAGTTTCCAGCACCAGTTCGCCACCCGGCAGTAGCTGGTTTTTCAACTGAAGAAGATGATCCAGTGGAGAGCGGCGGTGGTAGAGAACACCCATACTGAACACAGTATTAAAGGCTTTCAGTTCTGGTAGCTGCTCTATGCCCAGAGGAAGAAGATGAGCGCGCTGGTCGTCTCCCATTAACTTACGGATCGCTTCAAACTGAATCAGAAACAGATGAGAAGGATCGATACCGACACACAGTCGGGCACCTTCACCCAACATGCGCCACATATGGTAGCCGTTGCCACAACCCACATCGAGAACGGTACGGTTCTTTAGTGGTGATATATGCGGCAGAACACGATCCCACTTCCAGTCAGAACGCCACTCTGTATCGATATGAATATCGTGCAGATGATAGGGCCCTTTGCGCCACGGGTGGAATGTCTTAAGCAGGTTTTCCAGCTTCTTTTTTTCACCAGTTGCCAGTGGCTCTGTATTGCCAAGCGTAACAGACTGTTTTAGTTCAATAGAGTCAGGTTTATCGGCCGGTATCTTTTTTAACGCTCTCAGCCAGCGTTCAAAATCGCCGTGTTCGGCATTTTGCCAGTCAGTCAGTTGCTGTGGCAGTGTGTTCAGCCACGGCTGCAAATCCGTGTCCTGAGCAATCAGTTGGTAGAAGTTAGCAAAGTTAAACATAGAGTCAGAATCTAATTAATTTGAGTCGGTAGCGTGTGTTATTTAATGGCAAACATGGAGCCGAAATTAAAGCACTGGAACCAGAGTTCAACACTGGAAAAACCAATATTCTTCAGCCGTTCTTTATGCATTGGCACACTATCAGGAATCAGTACATTTTCAATGGCGCTGCGTTTCTGGCTGATCTCCAGCTCACTGTATCC contains:
- the cmoB gene encoding tRNA 5-methoxyuridine(34)/uridine 5-oxyacetic acid(34) synthase CmoB; protein product: MFNFANFYQLIAQDTDLQPWLNTLPQQLTDWQNAEHGDFERWLRALKKIPADKPDSIELKQSVTLGNTEPLATGEKKKLENLLKTFHPWRKGPYHLHDIHIDTEWRSDWKWDRVLPHISPLKNRTVLDVGCGNGYHMWRMLGEGARLCVGIDPSHLFLIQFEAIRKLMGDDQRAHLLPLGIEQLPELKAFNTVFSMGVLYHRRSPLDHLLQLKNQLLPGGELVLETLVIEGDENTVLVPVDRYAQMRNVYFFPSAKALKVWLEKCGFVDVKIVDENITTTGEQRTTEWMTHNSLPDYLDPQDPSKTVEGYPAPRRAILVAKNP